The sequence below is a genomic window from Sphingomonas jaspsi DSM 18422.
AGCGCTGCGGCGGGATCATGGCCGCGCTGACGGGCTGTTTTCACGATGCGCCGGCGGGCGAAGGCGGCTTCGTTGCCAACTGGATGAGCCAAATCGAAGGGCCCGCTCACGAAATCGCCCAGTCACACGGAACGGACGAAGCCGCCGCCCGCGTGTTAGAAGAGGTCGGCATTCGCCAGAGCTTAAAAAACTTGCGTACCTTCCCCTTCGTGTCGGAACGCGAAGACAAAGGTGCGCTAAAGGTCCTGGGCTGCCATTTTTCGATCAGCGAAGGGCAGCTTTACCTGCTCGACGAGGCGGAAGACATCTTCCGCCCCGTCTAGCCAGGACTTCGACTAGCAGCGGGTGTTGTAGTCGTAGATCGGGTTGCCGTACTGGTCGACATAGTAGCAGTAGCCGCGCGTATCGCGGTAATATTGCTTGCCCTTGATGACCGCACCGGCGACGCCGCCAAGGATGGCACCGGCAACGGCGCCCTGGATCGGGTTCACGCCGGGAATGACGGCACCGGCCGCCGCACCGACGGCACCGCCGATGGCAGCGCCCTTTACGGCGTTGCTGGTCTGGGTGTTGCGATACGGGTCGTTGTAACCGTAGCCATAGGGATCGGTCGTGGCGCAGGCCGATACGGCAAGGCTGCCGGCGATGGTGGTGGCGATGATAAGACGCTTCATGGGCACGTTCCTCCGATACACATCCCCGCCCCTGCGAGGACTTAGACTCGTCAACAACGGTTTCGTTCCGCCTGCGTCGTGCTAGGAAGCGACGGACAGGAGCGAAAACCCGATGAGTGACCGTAACGATTACGCCGAATCTGAGCTGAACATCGCCTTACTCATCGACGCCGACAACGCTTCACCCGACCATCTGGACGATGTGCTGCTCGTCCTGGGGGAGTTGGGCACGATCAACATTCGCAGGGCCTACGGTAACTGGGCCAAGACCTCGCTCAAAGGATGGGGGGCGCTGACAGGCATGCATTCGATCGTCCCAATGCAGCAGTTCGATGTCGTCAAGGGCAAGAGCTCGACCGACATGCGCATGACCATCGACGCGATGGACCTGCTCTACCGCGGCCACGTGGACGGGTTCGGCATCATGTCGTCGGACAGCGACTTCCTTCCCCTCGCCCAACGTATCCGCGAGGACGGCCTGCCGGTTTATGGTTTCGGAACGGCCAAGACTCCGATGAGCTTCCGCCAGGCTTGCACCCGCTTCTTCGACGTTGATGCGCTGGACACGAACGGCGAAGAGGCGTTGGAAGCACCCCCGATCACTGCCGGCCAGCGGGCGGTGGAAGCCGACCTGCTGCAGGTGCTTGGAGCCGCCTACAAAGCGTCGAAGCGAGACGACGAAGGCTATGCCAGCCTTGCGGAAGTTGGACAGCGCGCCAAGGCCGTCAGCAGCTTTGCCGTCCGCAATTACGGGTTCAACCGTCTGAGCGAACTTATCAAGGCCGTGCCCAATTTCGGCACCAAGGTAAGCGAGGACGGGCGACTGCTGGTGAAGCGGATGCGATAGAGCGCGGAACGGCTCGAAGCTTATACCGTTCTTATGGCAACCTAACCCGCAAGGAGAGTTGCCATGTTCGGCAAGGATGAAGCCCCCGAAATTCGCCTCAAGAAGAAGCTTTGGACCGCGCTCGACGACAGCCCATTCATGATGCTCGGCCTCGAAGGCGTCGAAGACAGCCGCACGCGCCCGATGACGGCGCAGATCGATCGACAGGACCGCGACAAGGAAGACGGCGGAGCGATCTATTTCTTCGCGTCGAAGACCGACGGGGTCGGCGCAGACATCGGTCAGGGTCATCGCGCCGTTGCCGCC
It includes:
- a CDS encoding NYN domain-containing protein; this translates as MSDRNDYAESELNIALLIDADNASPDHLDDVLLVLGELGTINIRRAYGNWAKTSLKGWGALTGMHSIVPMQQFDVVKGKSSTDMRMTIDAMDLLYRGHVDGFGIMSSDSDFLPLAQRIREDGLPVYGFGTAKTPMSFRQACTRFFDVDALDTNGEEALEAPPITAGQRAVEADLLQVLGAAYKASKRDDEGYASLAEVGQRAKAVSSFAVRNYGFNRLSELIKAVPNFGTKVSEDGRLLVKRMR
- a CDS encoding carbonic anhydrase, with product MEGFGNLLAGYRRFRENRYEAEKGRWRELAEGQSPRAIIIACCDSRADPATIFDTDPGEIFVVRNVANLVPPFEGGGGRHGVSAALEFAVTQLKVPEVVVMGHERCGGIMAALTGCFHDAPAGEGGFVANWMSQIEGPAHEIAQSHGTDEAAARVLEEVGIRQSLKNLRTFPFVSEREDKGALKVLGCHFSISEGQLYLLDEAEDIFRPV